Below is a genomic region from Flavobacterium ginsengisoli.
ATGTTCGTTATTATAACCCAATCTCCATTCGGTTCCAATACTCCATCTGGTATTGCTGAACATTGCTTCACCGTCGTTTCCATTAGATGCAAAATCATTTTCTGCTCTAAAATGAAACATTCTGTCGTCCATTTTCAGCATTTTAAAAGCCATTTCTGGATGATGAATTAGCGGATTTGGCGCTGAATTTTCATAACTAAAAATCCTTCCCATTCCAGCCATCATATGATATAAAATATGGCAGTGAAAGAACCAGTCGCCATCAGCATTTGCCTGAAACTCGATCGTATCGGTTTCCATTGGCATAATGTCAATTACATTTTTAAGTGGAGAATAATCTCCGTGTTCATTTAAAATTCTAAAATCATGTCCATGTAAATGCATTGGGTGGCGCATCATCGAACCATTATATAAAACAATGCGGACGTTTTCTCCCTTTTTAATTAAAATTTTATCGGTTTCAGAAACCACTTTATTATCCAAACTCCAAACATAACGATTCATATTTCCAGAAAGCGTAAAACGTAATTCTTTGACAGGTGCATCTTTCGGAAGATTGGTTTTAAAAGGAGATTTCAGCATTCCGTAATTTAAAGTCACGATTTCAGAAGTTTCTGTGCTGTCACTTTTCATTTTCATCTCTTCCATATTATGATTCGAATGATCCATTGCAGGTTTTGCATTTTCATCTTCCCCCGAAATTTCTGGATACATTACGGCGTTCATGTCCATTTTGTTCAGAGACATATTCATACCCATATCGTTCATTTCGCCGTTCATCTTCATCATATCATTCATCATTTTCATGCCTTCAAAATATTTTAATTTCGAAAGATGATGAACAGGCTGTTTTTCGCCATTTCCTAAAAATAAAGAAGCAGATCCCGTTCTGTCTTCGGCTGTAGCCAAAAAAGCAAAAGATTTATTGTCTTCAGGAATTGTAATGACAACATCATAAGTTTCAGAAACCGCAATAATCAAGCAATCAACTTCTACTGGTTCGACATCGTTTCCGTCACTGGCAACAACGGTGATTTTTCCTCCGCCATAAGTCAGCCAAAAATAACTTGATGCGCCTCCGTTGGCAATTCGTAAGCGGACTTTAGAGCCTGGTTTAAAATCAGAAAGCTGTTGCTCATTTTTCCCATTAAGCAGAAACTTTTCATAATAAACATCACTGACATCCATGGCGTTCATTCGTTTCCATTCGTTGGTTACTTTGGTCGAAAAATGTCCTTTTTTTATAGCCTCGGCATAACTTTGTGTTGTTCCTTTTTTAATCGCAAACCAATCATTTGCATTATGAAGCATTCGCTGAATATTCTCTGGTTTTAAATCTGACCATTCGCTTAAAATAACTGGAATAGTAGGTAAATCGTCAATGCCTTTTCTAATAGTTGAATCGTCTTTTTTCTTGTTGATGATAAAAAGTCCGTATAAACCAATTTGTTCCTGCAAACCAGAATGGCTATGATACCAATAAGTTCCATTCTGAATAATCGGAAAAGTATATTTATGAGTTGTTCCAGGCTCAATTGGCATTTGAGTTAGGTACGGAACACCATCTTCTTTATTTGGCAGAAATAATCCGTGCCAATGCATTGAAGTCGTTTCTTTTTTGAGTTCGTTATGAACATAAATTTCTGCAATATCGCCTTCAGTAAAAGTTAGCGTCGGCATCGGAATTTGTCCGTTTACCGCAATCGCACGTTTTTCTTTACCCGAAAAATTTACAATCGTATCGCGAACATGCAAATCATAACGTACTACTTTTTGCGCCTTTAGCTGAAAAGCGATTAAAAATAGTATAAGTATATATTTGATCTTAATCATTAGCTTATAATTTTAAATTTCTCAATCGCAACGCATTTACAATTACAGATACAGAACTTAAACTCATGGCAACAGCAGCCAACATTGGAGAAAGCAATATCCCTAAAAACGGATATAAAATTCCTGCTCGCAATTGGAACGCCCAAAGTATTATATATAAAAGCAAAGAATAAATTCTGTTTGATATTTGACATTACAGCATGGCTGAGGTTTTTAGCTTTTACAATTCCGTTTAAATCGCCTTTAACCAAAGTGATTTTGGCGCTTTCGATTGCAACATCTGTTCCTGTTCCCATAGCAATTCCGATGTTAGATTGAGCCAAAGCAGGTGCATCATTGATTCCGTCTCCCGCCATGGCAACAATTTTTCCTTGAGCTTGAAGACGTTCAATTTCTTTTAATTTATCTTGTGGAAGACAATCTGCTTTAAACGAACTCAAATGCAAATGTTCAGCAACTGCTTTTGCTGTATTGTGGTTATCTCCCGTCATCATGATAACCTCAACGCCTTGATCGATTAATTCTTTGATCGCTTTAGCACTGTTTTCTTTAATGGCATCAGTAATGGCAACATAACCTAAAACAACATTTTCAATTGCGATGTACGAAATAGTTTTTCCTAAATTTTGTTCAACAGTTACTTTTTGTTCTAAATCAGAAGAAACAGAAGCACCGATTTCGTCCATTAATTTTTTATTTCCTAAAGCTACTTTCTTGTTTTCGATTGTTCCTAAAACACCTTTTCCTGCAATAGTTTCAAAACCTTGAACTTCTTTTAAAGCACTATTTTTTACTTTCGAGAAATTGACTACGGCTTGCGCTAAAGGATGCTCGCTGTGCTGATTTAAAGAAGCAATATTTTGAAGCAGAAAATCTTCCTCATTAGTAACCGAATAGACTTTTTCTACAGATGGTTTTCCTTCTGTAATGGTTCCTGTTTTGTCGGTGATTAAAACATCAATTTTATTCATGTTCTCTAGAGCTTCAGCATTTTTGATCAGGATTCCGTTTTGTGCTCCTTTACCGATCCCAACCATAACCGACATGGGAGTTGCCAACCCAAGCGCACAAGGACAGGCAATAATTAAAACAGCAATTGCATTAATTAATCCGTAAACATAAGCGGGTTCAGGTCCGAATTTTGCCCAAGCAAAAAAGGTTAAAACCGAAATAATAACAACGGTTGGAACAAAATATTTAGAAACGCGATCGGCTAATTTCTGAATTGGAGCGCGAGATCTGCTTGCGTCATTTACCATTTGAATAATCTGAGAAAGCATGGTTTCTGACCCCACTTTTTCAGCAATCATTACAAATGACTTTGTACCGTTTATAGTTCCTGAAATTACAGCATCGCCTGTTTTTTTATCAACAGGAATTGGTTCTCCAGTTATCATTGACTCATCGATACTACTTTCGCCAGTAGTTATTTTTCCGTCAACCGGAATTTTTTCTCCTGGTTTTACACGAAGTAAATCGCCCTTTTTAATGTTATGAATAGAAATTACTTTGTCAATTCCGTTTTCAACTAAAGTCGCTTCAGTTGGCGCTAATTTTAATAGTTCTTTAATTGCACCATTAGTTTGTCCGTGGGCTTTGGCTTCCAATAATTGTCCTAATAAAACTAAGGTGATAATTACAGTTGTGGCTTCAAAATACAAATGAATGGTTCCGTGATGTGATTTGAATTCGGATGGAAAAATATCAGGAAAAAACATTCCGACAATACTAAATAGAAAGGCAACACTTGTTCCAATTCCGATTAGTGTAAACATATTTAAATTCCATGTCACAATAGATTTGTAGGCACGAACAAAAAACATCCAGCCAGCATAAAATAAAACAGGAAGTGAAAATAGAAACTGAACCCAGTTCCATTTTTCGATAGACATTATATTGTATAGCGGATTATTCGGAATCATTTCTGACATTGAAATGATGAAAATTGGAAGTGTAAACAAAATCGCGATTTTCATTTTCTTCAATAAATCAGTGTAAGTTTTATTTTCCTCACTTTCTGAAGCTTGAATTGGAACCAGATCCATTCCGCAAATCGGACAGTCGCCAGGTTCGTTCGAAACGATTTCTGGATGCATCGGACACGTAAATTGTGTGGACGTTATAGCAACTTGAGGTACTAAATCCATTCCGCAAACGGGACAGTCTCCGGGTTTGTTATATGTTTTGTCGCCTTCGCAATGCATTGGGCAATAATAAACGCCATTTGCACTGTGCACGTGTACTTTTTTAGTTTCTGTTTTATGATGATTATGGTTGTGATTCTCTTTTTTATGGCCAGAACAGCAAGATTTAGCTTCGCCGTGATTTTTAGGAGAATCCATTTCAATACTATAATTTCCGGCAGACTAAAACTTCTTGAAATTTTTCTGTCGGAACATGTTTCTCCATTGTGATCGTAGCCATTGGCGGATTCAAAGTCACTTCTGCCTGAACGCCTTCAACTTCGTTTAGAGTTTTTTCGACTTTAGTTCGACATCCGTTGCACGACATTCCTGAAATTATATATTGATGAGTCATTGTATTGGTTTTTAAGTATTACAATGCAAATTTCTGAACTATCTGTGAGTTCGGTTTGTAGAATTTTGGGAATGATTTGTAAGATTTACTAAATGCTGTTTTTTAACGCAAAGAGCGCAAAGAATTTACGCAAAGTGCATTAAGTTTTGTTTGTTTAAAGATTAGAGAGTTCTCAAAGCTTTGTGTATAAAAAGTTAGCCACAGATTAAAAAGATTAACACAGATTTTTTTTTAAAGTTGATATTAATCTCGCAAAGACGCAGAGACGCGAAGTTTTATAATTAATAAGATAATTAAAAAATAATCTCCCGCAGATTCAGCAGATTTAACAGATTTAAATTTTAATACTTACAATTAATTTATCTGCTAAATCTGCTGAATCTGCGGGAGACAAAAAAACTTTGCGCCTCTGCGACTTTGCGAGAGATTAAATATTCTCAATCTGAATACGCTTATTATCTTTCAATTGTTTAAATGAAGTAGGAGTGTAGCCCGTAATTTTTTTGAACTGATTACTCAAATGTGCTACGTTGCTGTAATTTAGAATATCTGCAATTTCGCTTAAGGAAAGCTCATTGTAAATCAATAATTCTTTTACTTTTTCGATTTTCTGGCTTATGAAATACTTTTCGATTGTTGTGTTTTCGATTTCAGAAAATAAATTGCTTAATGAATTATAATCTTGATTTAAATTTTCTGCGAGATATTCTGATAGGTTGATTTTTAAATCATTGTTTTTATGATGAACCAAATCTACAATCAGGTTTTTTATTCTTTCGACTGTTTTTGTTTTTTTATCATCGAGTAGATCAAAACCCAAAGATTGCAGGTTCTCTAATAAAATTTCTTTTTGCAAATCGTTGATTTCTTCCTGTAGTTCAACTTCTCCTAATTCTACAGAAATAGGTTGAAGTCCGAGTTTTTCGAACTCAGACTTCACTACCATTTTGCATCGGCTGCACACCATATTTTTGATGTAAAGCTTCATATTTATTTGATCGTTTCTACTACATTTCCGCAAGTCAGCATCGAAGAACCATAATAAGGGTTTTTAACTGCTTTTTCTTTACTTAACCAATCAGCGTCTGCCATTGGGCAATATTGTTTGTAGATTGGCTGTTCTGGATTAGAAACTTTTATTAAATCGTAAGTGTTTTTAGATAAAGATTTAAAAGTTTCACGTTGCTTTTTAAGATCTGTTGTAGCTGAAATACTTTTAGCGTCAGCAGTTAATTTCTTTACCACTTTCATCCAAACCGTATGTTCATTGCTTTTTAATTTGTCCATTTTTACGGCAGTAATAGCAGTCAATAATGTTGCTTGCTTTTGCCGAAGTCAATTTGCTATCACTTTTTATAAGTGCATCTTTAACATCAAAATAAGCGTCATATACAGATTGAAGCTGATTTGTGTCAACGACTTCTGTCGTTCCTGATTCTAATTTTATTGTATTTGCCTGAATATTGTTTGCACTAATTAATGCGGTTAGTACAGTTGCTAAAGCTATGATTGATTTTTTCATTGTATATAATATTTGGTAAAGGATTTATTTTCCTTTAAAATTAATTAAAAATTTCGTTTAAAAAAAGGCCCAATATGGGCTGTCATAAATGCGATAATTATATTTTCGGCTTCAGCCAAATAGAAGTAAATCCCGCAGAAATAGTAGAATTACTGTAAGATGAAATTGCGTTTTTTAAAGAAAAATTGAAAACGTCATTTTGCAAATCAAGATCGGTTGAAGTTAAAATAACGAATTGTAATGCAGAAGTTGTACAGCCAGAATGACTGCATTTTCCATCACAATTGTGTTTTTCTTGTTTTGAAGTTTTCTTTTCGCGACATTTTTTAGAACAGCTGTTTTCTTCTTTAGAAGCAATTTCTTTGTGATTCCCGATATTACATGCGTAGGTATAACTCGGATTCAAAAAGAAACTAAGTGTTATAAAAAGCAATATTATGTGGGTTTTCTGTTTCAAAGAAATTGTTTTTGAGGTACAAATTTAGATAAAAATGCGTGAGGAAATCACTTTTTAAGATTTCGCTAACTACAGTTTCTTAAAATCAGTCGGTTTCATGTTTTTACGTTTTTTGAAATAATTCGTCAAATGACTTTCGTCTGTAAAGCCAAATTCGTACGCAATTTGTTTAATCGGCAATTGATTGTTATGAAATCTTTTTTCGATTAAAGTCGTTCTCAAATTATGGATGTATTCGCGATAACTTATGCTGAAAGTTCTTTTAAAATAAGCACTAAAATAAGTTTGGGCAATATTAAAATGTTCTGCAATGACTTTTACTTGAACTAGTTTTGGCTGATATATATTTTGATGAATATAATTGGCAATTTGCTCATTATCCAAATGTGTCGATTGCATCTGTAGATTCATACCGCGAATCGTTTCTTTAATTAAGCCAAAAATGGAAAGAATCTGATAGAAAACAATTGGAGAAGAAGTAACGTCAATATAGCGATCGTATGTTACAATGTTTTCAACCGTATTTTTCAAGATCGTTTTGCAAGGTTCATCAAACTTTAAAACCGTTTCTTTTAAGATTTTATCTCGCATGAAACTTTCGGGAGTATTTACGAGAAATTCATCACAAGTTAGATTTTGTTTGGAATTGAAATAATTATCAGTGAATTTGATAAAAATGAATCGTGTACTTTTCTTTATATCGAAATAATGTTCGTCGTCTGGCGAAATCACAAATAAGTCTCCAGCTTTGTATGAAAGGAGATTGTTATTCAAATGATGAATGCCACTCCCTTTCTTTATATAAATGATTTCATAATAGGTATGGGTATGTGGAGGAAGATGAAATTTCTCTTCTTCAAATTCATCAAGAACAAGTGTTTTAAACTGATTTAATTTAGGCATAACTTAAATGTACAATTTTATGTCACAAATTTACAATTTTTTTAAAGGTTAACGGTGTTAATTTTGCATCGTAGAAATCTATTCCTTTCT
It encodes:
- a CDS encoding helix-turn-helix domain-containing protein, with amino-acid sequence MKLYIKNMVCSRCKMVVKSEFEKLGLQPISVELGEVELQEEINDLQKEILLENLQSLGFDLLDDKKTKTVERIKNLIVDLVHHKNNDLKINLSEYLAENLNQDYNSLSNLFSEIENTTIEKYFISQKIEKVKELLIYNELSLSEIADILNYSNVAHLSNQFKKITGYTPTSFKQLKDNKRIQIENI
- a CDS encoding DUF3347 domain-containing protein; translated protein: MDKLKSNEHTVWMKVVKKLTADAKSISATTDLKKQRETFKSLSKNTYDLIKVSNPEQPIYKQYCPMADADWLSKEKAVKNPYYGSSMLTCGNVVETIK
- a CDS encoding multicopper oxidase family protein translates to MIKIKYILILFLIAFQLKAQKVVRYDLHVRDTIVNFSGKEKRAIAVNGQIPMPTLTFTEGDIAEIYVHNELKKETTSMHWHGLFLPNKEDGVPYLTQMPIEPGTTHKYTFPIIQNGTYWYHSHSGLQEQIGLYGLFIINKKKDDSTIRKGIDDLPTIPVILSEWSDLKPENIQRMLHNANDWFAIKKGTTQSYAEAIKKGHFSTKVTNEWKRMNAMDVSDVYYEKFLLNGKNEQQLSDFKPGSKVRLRIANGGASSYFWLTYGGGKITVVASDGNDVEPVEVDCLIIAVSETYDVVITIPEDNKSFAFLATAEDRTGSASLFLGNGEKQPVHHLSKLKYFEGMKMMNDMMKMNGEMNDMGMNMSLNKMDMNAVMYPEISGEDENAKPAMDHSNHNMEEMKMKSDSTETSEIVTLNYGMLKSPFKTNLPKDAPVKELRFTLSGNMNRYVWSLDNKVVSETDKILIKKGENVRIVLYNGSMMRHPMHLHGHDFRILNEHGDYSPLKNVIDIMPMETDTIEFQANADGDWFFHCHILYHMMAGMGRIFSYENSAPNPLIHHPEMAFKMLKMDDRMFHFRAENDFASNGNDGEAMFSNTRWSIGTEWRLGYNNEHGYETETHIGRYIGKNQWLMPFIGFDWRYRRMGIDEQEQNLFGQKNTKDNRSVFSAGLEYTLPMLIKAQVEVYTDGNVRLQFERKDIPLSKRLRMNLMWNTDKEYMAGLKYIVARNFGITTHYDSDMGIGFGVNLNY
- a CDS encoding AraC family transcriptional regulator, which gives rise to MPKLNQFKTLVLDEFEEEKFHLPPHTHTYYEIIYIKKGSGIHHLNNNLLSYKAGDLFVISPDDEHYFDIKKSTRFIFIKFTDNYFNSKQNLTCDEFLVNTPESFMRDKILKETVLKFDEPCKTILKNTVENIVTYDRYIDVTSSPIVFYQILSIFGLIKETIRGMNLQMQSTHLDNEQIANYIHQNIYQPKLVQVKVIAEHFNIAQTYFSAYFKRTFSISYREYIHNLRTTLIEKRFHNNQLPIKQIAYEFGFTDESHLTNYFKKRKNMKPTDFKKL